GCTTTGCTGTGCTCAGACATTCCTTGAGTAAGTTTTTTCATTGTTGCCTTCGTTAGATCCTCAACACTGGTCAATCTGCAACGTCCATTTTCATCAgaacaatattttcaaaacagtttaccaaaatttatgtcttacaagaagaaaactgaATCTCATTCTACTACTGTTTATTCACAGTACCTCTCAGTGAATTCCTTGTTGAACTCTGAGAAGTCCTCCCCGAGTCTATCTGATGGCTGCCCAGTCACTATCTTGTAGCCGCACAAGCTGTTTGTTGCATTTGGAGCCTATATGTTCAACAGAAATAGATAAGTAATAAGGAAGAATAAGAGACCTTGCCAAGCAACTAAAAATAGTTAGACAACCTTGTGCGCCAAATGATGTAGCACGTATAACAGGCACTCGACATATGTGAAGTTCATTTCTTCCCCAGTTTTCCTAGCAGGCATGTACTTCTGAGAGCAAATCGTAACAGTTACAGTGTTTACGttcaaaataagaatatacaCCAGAGAAATGATAACAGTAAATAATATGTATGTCCATAAATTCTTAATATAAGATATGAAGACAAGATGAGAATTTGGTTCGTAAGAGGTACCTTTAAGAGCTGAACTATTGATGGAAGTATCTGACGTGCTACCTGAGCTGTTGTGTATGGGGACATCTCAGCAAGAGCTCTGAGTAAATTAAGCTTCCTCTCCTCTGGCAGCTAGTAAAAGTGGATTTGGCAAAATATTATGCTCACCCATGGAGTAATATAGATTTTACCAAAATGAAACAACAAGACAGACAAGTGGCAATATCATGTATGAACAAAAAGAGTTGCTCCACGTTCAGTAATTCAGATGTGACTTCATGCCCTCGATACCATTAACTAGTCTATTCTTAATATGCCCAAGGGAATACAAAGAGATCATGCACATACAAAACTACGGTCAAACACCTAAACGAAAAGGTGAGAAAGTTACAATATACCTGGTCAAAAGCAGGCATGATATTCTTGTTCAAGTAGTTAAGAAACTTGCTACCTGGAGCACCTCTCTGTTCAGAAGAGGAcgaaattagtatatatatatgattcaaaaCATCTCAACTTTGAAATATCCAAGTGCTATGCAGTAATAGCTATGATTCCATACTGCAAAGAATGGAAGGGCCGTTTGCAGGCATGATATAAACCTGTCAATATGATCTGTATCTGAAACCTgggaaaataatatttgaacaTCAGTAGTTGTGGCATAATTTTGAATCATCAAAATGAAACCTtcagaattttaaatttcaaccTTTACAATCACCATAAtaagattaattttatttactaatgTAAAACCTTAGTAGATATTCCCATGGTGACTAAAACAGAtgttatcaaattttatgaCTCACTTCCTATGGATTTGCATCAAGAAAACTGTTAACCCCTTCCCTATGTTCAATCCTAGACTGGGCAGTGGACAGTATACTGGACTTCGGAAAAAATCCTGACTTCATGAAAATTTAGAGGCAACTTTCTCACATACTACCAATGAGATATCACAAgttcacaacaaaaaatacGCAAGGTAAACAACAGAGATCAACACATGCAAGAATCGCAGATCTAAAGATTATCTATCCTTTATAAGCTTTTTGTTGAGAGGGTGAAAGCCTGTGCCAGGAGAAGTATCCTTTTAATCTCACAAACACCCAAAAAACTAGCATACTTCATTCCGAGATAACGACGACCACTTGGGTgatttaaaaatcaataaacatCTACGAGGAATGAAATCATTTTACTGCCATTGTATTAAAGTAAGAAATTAAGTTCATGCCCAAAAGAATGTGACCGAGAAACTCACATTAAACTCTGAATCCAAATCAGCCTGTCCTTCAATAATTTCTACAAGTTCTTGCATTCTTTCTTGAGGAGCTTTCCCTCCAAATATACTCAAACTTTTCAGGAAATCCATAAACATATTGAACTCTTCTCCAGTTACATCCCCTAGGCTCTGTTAACATCATAAAAGGGCTAAAAACAAATCCAGATAAATAGGTACAAAGAAAAACTCCATGCAGCCAAAGATATGTTCTAACCTTTTTGATTAAATCGGTTATATGTCTTTCCATTTCCTGTTGAGGCTTTAACAGTTCCCCTTTAAGAGGGAACACCTACATggaaatacaaaatcaattaaaatagGATAAGATATACAAAACCTTTCCAAGGAATTCCTAGCATACCATTAACTTGCATTAtcagaaaattttcattttacatATTGTTctataagaaatatttttcgGTGATAAACAAActttccaaattccaaaataagAATGACTCCACTAAATATACGCTAGCTATCAGCACCAGTATGGCAGTACCTACTCAAGTTGATTTGGcgaaaagaatcaaaagatcATATAGGTCTAACATGAGAGTATAAATTTCATTTAAGTCAAGTCAAGCTAAGATATAGCAGAACctcaaaaaaaagattaaaaaatgtagaaaggACTCTGACCTTATCTCTAATAAAGTGTAAGACCTTTTCACGGATTTGCTCATCAGTACTAAGAGTGGCCTCAGTGTGCTTAAACAATGCAGTCAAAGATGCTACACAAAAAAAGACGAAAATATTGAACATAAGAACagtttaaaaactaaaattactGTCACTAACAACATACTAATATATCTTAGATTTAGAGCACGCCACAACCTGTAGTCTGTAATTTCTACACTTATTTTTATGCTTTATAAGATGGACTGAGTAACAGTACAGATAGCAAACTATCTACCATAAGACTGAAAGACCAATTTAACTAATTTTCTCAAAGTAGCATTGCGGCTGTAAGATGAATTGTCATCTTCAGACAATGAAGATGAATGCAGAAGAAATTGAATTACCCTTAGTATCTTGCCGAAATAATGACATAAGAGCCTTGTGCACAGCATCACGCTCCACAAATTCCTCTATTTGGATCAAATTTCATAGTCAAATGGTGAAAACAAAGTATTCAGATCAAGgttaaatgataaaaaaaaacagaattacCAGTATTTAGACATTGTACAAGAACATCAATTATCTTAGATATAAAATCAGGAGTATCCTTGCAGAACAATGGAAGCCCGCGGATGGCTTGAACTCGTACCTACAAATAAGAAGCAAATGAAACGTGACACCAAGTTTGAGCCTTACAAACAAAACGAAGGTCATCTATAATACACTAGCACACTTTTGCTTCTGGATAAATCGTATGAGTAAGAAGACTAGTTACATACCCCGACTTCAACTTCGTCGAATATATCCAAGTACGCATCAAAAGCTTCTGTTGCGAGACTTGTGAAGAACTTGAAGTAGCGTGGAATCAGTTGAGCTCCAAGCTGCTTTGTCTTGATGTTCGTCTTAGACAACTCAATAATCCCTTCATAGTCTTGAACATTCTGCAAACCATGAGAATATCATAGAAAACACTGtcaaacacaagaaacaaaccaaGCAAGCCTAGGAAGAGCCAAAACTTAATCGCCAGTATCCATTTTCAGACCGATTATACACAAATTCGAAGCATAAGAGACCAAAGAGACGATTCGGGAACACAATCAACAGCTAAATCAAACAGAGAATGCCTAATTTCAAATCCAGGACAAAAACGAAACCCTAGGTGAAATAGAGACGAACCTGAGACTTGTCCGTGGACTCGCTCAAGCGCTCGTCGAACTCATAAAGCTTCTCGATATGTTTAGCATCTTCGGAATACTGTTCTGACATTTCGGGGAGCTTTAGATAAAGCTGAGACGGagaaaatctaagaaaatgaGTATTTATACTAATATACACAGTTTAGGTTGCAGGAAACAGAATCTATACACATGTATTCACGTCTCTGTAcacaataatgaaaaaaacttcGGGAGAAAGACGAAGAAgtgaaagaaggagaaaaagaagatgagaccGTACATGGCGATTTTGGAAGAGTGTAGAAGGTTGATATGTTCTCTCGCAGAGCAGTCCAAGACTCCAAGGGTTTCTGGGTTTATCGAAGGAGAAAGAGCAACCTTTATGCCCTGACTTTAAACATTGTCGTTTTGTGtcaaatttgagttttgaaaacaacacCCTTATTTATCATTTCTCTCAACTTTGTcccaaaaatttattatagaGCGAACCAATCAAACACTAGTTCAATGTCTCTTTCGTTGATTTCTGGTTCGATTCATATCTGCGCTGAGCTTCGTCTCCGTCAATCTCCGTCGTGTTTAACAATCTCTTCTTCGCGGCCAAAATTTCTCTCTTCCCGTAGTAAGCAGTTCTCTCTCGACCATTTTCCTCAGATCTCACGTCCGATCAAAGTCATCGCGAGAAGCGCCATGGAGACGACGGCGGAGACAATTACCGGCGGTGTTCCCAACAACACGATGAAGTTATTGTTCGTTGAGATGGGTGTCGGTTACGATCAGCACGGGTACGTCAGAtctttagttttcttactCTCAAAATTTGCGTCTTCATCGATCATACCGATGTGAGAATTGAGATCGAATcttgaaaatgttgaaaaaattgaaacagGCAAGATGTGACATCTGCGGCGATGAAGGCTTGTAAGAATGCAATTTCTTCGAATTCGATTCCTGCTTTTAGGAGGGGTACCAAATTGAATATCATCATCTTGGCTCAACAATGCAAGTAATTATCTAGCAATTTCGAACTTTTAACTTGATACTTAGTGGCGTTGAATGTGTTGGTGAAGGTTCGATTCCTGGAGTTTCATTTGGAGAAATGAAGTTGCAGATTAAGCTTGGAGTGCCTCATTCTCTTCACCAGCAGCTGGATTTGGACAAGGTTAAGTCTATCTTCCCATAGTAAGTTCCTCAAGTAACCTCTATCATAGAGTTTAAATTTGGCTTGGTACTAGATATAAGTTGTTTTGAAGTTGGATTAAGATTGGTGTTGtgaaaaagtagaaagaaacaacCATTACCGTTTACTTATTTGATCATGTATAGTGTTTGTGGGAAAACATCTCTCATTTTGTTACTTAGTCTTGGACAACATCTCTTGAGTCAGCTTTATCTACCATGTTTTCACAATCATTCgttccttttttgtttgaagtGGGAAGATTGTGAATGTAGAGGTGGTGGATGGAGGACTGATTTGCTCAAGCGGTGTTCTAGTCGAAGAAATGGGTGATACAAATGAAGATTGCTACATAGTGAATGTCGCAGTCTATGTCGGTTACTAGTCTATCGTTCTTGTATGGTCGACTCGACGCCGGGTTTAACAATGTCACCCTCGTCgatagaagagaaaaacaaaaacaaatgcagTCACTTTTAGttgtatattttgatttcagaaCCATTTTGGTTTGTAGGCGTGCAGCGTTTGGTGCGGTCTAGAAATAATCACGTTTGCCTCAAATCTCTAAAGTCCGCGGGAAAGTTTTCCCTCCTTAAACCTAGAAATAGCTCTTAAGCATAAGCAAAACATAcatgtgaaacaaaaaaaaaaaatgcagaggaaaatgaaagggaaaaagaaaaacattggTTCGATTTTCGAAGATTGCAATGTATCTGCGTCTCAGGAGATTTATCTACAGCGATGCGGTTTTGCCGTACCAGGTCAACCACCTCCAGATTCCGATCCCTCCGTCGGAGTCTCACCGCCACCGTTAAACGACGGAATTCCATATCAGCGTTCATCCGGTGATTCGGATACGGATAAGGATAGTGTAATCGGCTCGGGTAACGATGCGGTGGAGAGTCAGGCGATTCGATGCGTCACTCCGGAGGAAAGCGTGGACACCGTTGATTTAGAGGAAGATGTTGCAGATCCGACGGTTGAGGTTTCGGCGGAGAAGCAGAGTGATGTTCCTCTGGAATCTGCAGCGAAGAAGGAAGGTGGAGGAAAGAAACTTAAGATTCCTTTAAGGGAAGTTGTGAAAGCCATAGTTATGAATTCGAGAAacacagaggaagaagaagacaaagagattgagaagatGAGCTGTGTGCAAATCCTCTTGCAAAAGGGATTCAAATTTTAAGGTGATTTCACTTgaaattttcatgatttttggttcttcatgttggctttttgtgttttatctAGGGTTCTTCAAGGTCAAATTTTCTGTGATAGTAGACGAATATGGGATTGTAAATGGTGTTGTTATTAGTACAATTTGAATATCAAATCAGAGAAATTGTTGTTTATGAGTGTGTCAAAATGCTTGTTTCATAGGTGATACAGAACAGCTTTTGCTCTTAAATCAAGTTAAGCAAAGAGTTACCAAACCAATGTGTTATTTTATACTGAGAATGTCTCTTTTGTTATAAATCTGTTTTCTATAGCATCACACAACACTAGAAGATTTACGAATGTCATTTACAGAATAAAGGTGTTATGCACTTTCTTTTTAGTATCTTAACACTTCACATCGTAAGAGCTGCGTAGAGAAGTTGGTTCCATGTATCAGGCAACCCTGGGAGGCACCAATGGCTGCAATCTGTTCCTCCATCGCCACCATAAGAAGAAGGATGAGCATCTTTTCTCAACTGAGACAAAGTTGTGATATCGAGCAAGGTCACTGGCTTTTTCATCGAACTCAACACTTTCGACACTACTCCTGAGGATGGAGGCTGACCACTTGGGTAACTTGATCCACCCAACGGCTGCATTTGCCCACTACAAGTCTTCCTCGGCTCGTTCCATTCCCTTCCCCTGTTACCCGAAAGGAAGACATTAGTCGATATAGGTTTGTGTTTGAATGACGTAATTAGTTCTCAATTGTTTGTCTGTGTTTGAAACAATCGAAACGGAAATGGACTTACTCGTAATGAGTGGGAGAAATGCCTTGGAAGAAAACTCGAGTTTTGGCCGTATCGACGTTTTGATCAACCCATCGAGCCCAAGTACTGAGTCCTTTGTAGAAAGCGTCAAGACGGTTCATGTCTCTCACCAAAGACGACCCATCTCTAATATAATCCCacctaaattcaaaaatttaagtTATGAGTGATATATTTTGGgtatatattgtttatattaatgGTACGGACCCTTGAGATTGGCCTTTGTGAGTCCACCAATGCCAAGAGTTGAAGACAAGAACGTCCATGTTTTTCCAAGCATCAGCACCTCCTTCAATAGCTCCAAGGTTAAGCACACGCCCAACTCTCTCTTTGGATATATCTACTATGTATGGTGTTCTATATAGATATAACGTTACTCCATATTCCTGTTTTTTCATAACATCAGATTCAAGATTTTATAAGAATATTCAAGGAAGAGAATAattaaatgaaagaaaaagtgtcATAGAACAATGAGAATAGTAGTAAAAAGTAGGCAGAGGGAACAAGAGATAACAAGTTGGACTGTTGGAGTTGTTAGTGTACTTCCTTTACgtattcatttgtttttattgttatttctggtagaacattttttaattattaaaactaATTCCATGAATTTAAAAAGAGACAGAATCTCATAGTGGTAAATAGAATCTCAATTACTGTaggatttatatattttgatttataaataaataaaaagaaaaagagtttggaGGTCCATAGCTTTTCTTACATATCAAGTGAAGTAGACAAGTCATTTCATAATGTTTTCAGTTTCGTAATTGATGTATGATAAACAACTTTGCACAATTATGGTAAAGATGACAATAGCTTTCgagtgaagaaaacaaaaagaaaaatggcaCGAAATAAGgaaattttatatgtttctatCGAATCTTCTATACTTAATAATACTTCCGGTATATGTAGATGAAGAATCAAATAAGtcttttcaataataatagCTTACTCTTTTTCAAAAGATATCAAGCAAGTGGATGTGATCGAACACTAACAACAACCATATGTTAATAAGCATTATTAGCACCAACCAAACAGcttttttcaattctttttctaaatGACCAATAAATTTTATAGTCCGTGACTAATAATACGACCATTCTTCAATATTAATGACAGCCAATTCAGTTTTCGTTGATGACAACTAATCCTCGTGAAGATTGataattagatttttgtttttatccaAAGAGCAACacagattttataaaaatatttttaagaaaaaaaagaaagagagacctGGAAAGTGAGAGTAGAGAGTGGGGTACGCTTGAGAAAAGTGGTCTTGGCGTTTGGTACCGACGCATGGATCATACAGGCCAACGATTCCCACATGTTTAAACTCAGTGAGTCTCCGACGAACATGACTCGTTTTCCTCTGTATTTCCTCAGAAATGCCCCACCGTCGAACCTAATTACGTAATTAACAATCCATCATCATGCATTATTGCATTTGcatatactattatttaatttaaatacaaCTTGATGgtatcttctccttttttttactattcttGATATCACATAATAATCCACTTAATCACTTTTGATATTAATATACTGATTTAAACCCCTCCATttcatttgtaaaaataatataaatgaaaTGCTCTACAATCCAcgtttctttaaaacaaagtgCATGAAAAACATATCATCACCAACTTCTAGTTATTATAcaatatatactgtatatatatatatatatatatatgaaaaaatatattttaaaatagtaataattgTGCTAACTCATGCAAAGATCATGAGATCTCGAAATATTCTCCAACCAAAATTCTTGTTAACTAAAGTGATTGTTTTagttaaacaaaacattttgaattaTGTAAAGAGTGAAGTTTTAAGTAAAttaagttgaaaaaaaaaaaagttgaaaaaaccTTGGGATGGTGCAAGATTCAGGTTGCCAAGAGTACTTGAGGAACTGTTTGTCTGGTCGGCCGAACTTGAGACAGTCAAACTCGCCGTCGATGAAAGGACACTTGGACGAGTCATAGAAAGGGTAAGAAGCATCGAACACCCATCGGCCTTGGAACAAGTTACATCCTGATGctctcctctgcttcttcccTCTCAGTGACGACCTTCCACCGTCAGCCGTGATGTTGCGGCCGGTCACGAGGAGTGCCTTGTCGGAAGCAAAGGCCTGCTCGACTCCCGACAAGATTGTGACTGTTAGAagtggaagaaaaagaaggaggaGAGAGATGAGTTTGAAACCCATCTTTGTAAAATTAGACAAATATCaaaggttttgggtttttgtgaTGAAGCTTGTTCGATGGGTTCAAGCTTTTATACACTCatttgtgtatgtatatatgcacTAATGCatgtacatacatataattatGATAAAAAGTTTCTGTGCATATTTCTTAATGTGATTAAATAATACTTATATTTTAATGTACACAATTATGTCAATTATGAAACCCAAGCTAGTGGCACGGTTAGGTGATCTCAACTCTAATGCCACGGACGTACAATAGTATTTTGTTGTAGTTTTGGGTCCGATTTTACCGTGTACATTAAAAACTTGATGTTCcagtaaaatcaaaatttgtttaaatatatCTATTTCTAACTAatcaattttgagttttgaatcaaaaatggaaaattataCCTCTTAAAGTCTTAATACATGTCTATTACAAGATTATTTTGACGACGAATATAACACATGATAATAagaattattaagaaaataactgCTTAATTAGctttttttgttcgtttttTAGGTGTGAAAGTATGTTCCTAGAAAGCTTCACAAACTTGCATTATGTCGCTGGTCTTGTTACGCAACAAAATCTAATCTTTTTCCTTGTAGAGAATGACATTAAATTGACATCCGAAAGATGTTAAGTCCATCTCAATGATTAGTTTTAGTCTTAAATCAGCACTATAAATGTTACTTTATATGAGACGAAAGCAAAGTAATTAATATAAGCTAATTAGGTACATATAATGCATCTATATGTggtaatattaaattaaaagacTAATCATGCAAGTATATGTCAAGCTTCTAATACTAATTACCAACTTAAACAAGTGCTAACTTTCTTTCGGCTAGGGATGaataatcatatcaaaatgttataggaaaagacaaataatcatattaaaatGTTATAGGAAAAGACATTCCGGATCTGATAATAGTCGGCATCGACAGTCTATTTTTATAAACGGCATAGACAGTTCATGTAAAACTTTGGGTTCAACTGTTTTAAAAAGACAGAATCACATTTTAGAGTAGAAGACAAATATGAGTTTTCACCGTCGTGGGTACACAGATCACATGAAGAAAACACGTATGTTGAGTAGTGGATTATGTACATTATGCATAATACATGTGTATGGGTTTGTCTATGGCACAGAGAAAGATCATGGAAGGATATGGGAAAGACTCATGAGTGGAAAGTAGTGCAGGCTTTGTCTTCCTAGGGAATctaaaactcttttgtttttctattttgtagcAAGTatctaaaaatgtttttaaacaaCTTATTTCTTTTAAGAGTTTAAATTGTTGCGGTTAAagcaaacaaatttgtttacGGATTATACCGGTTTTTTATCattcataaattatatagttttaatgtAGTAATGTCGATtgagaaaattacaaaaaaatccgCTTGTACCAACTATAGactaaattttacatataaataaatttaatctATAATAAATAgttgtttatttaataaaaatagagTGGTCTAATTCGTTAACAGTTTAGTCTACTTAGCTCCACATCATCCATTTAAAACTTTAAGTActtaaatgaataaatttcaacaatttaaaagatgaataaaaagaactctttgtttaaaattgttttcttaacatAACGTGAGAGATCGGACTCTAAAACTTCGTCAACCTCAAAACATTATTCACTTATCATATTTTAAGACTTACCTCAATTTTCTTTCTGTGggaattaaataaatttaaaataggtCTTAGTTGTCAAAAGATTTAAAAACCTTCTCTACCATGAATTATTAGTTGGTAGATGTTTCATACGAGACCTTATAAATGTCGCATGATATATCTGAGTTCAATAGtagaataatgttttttaattaacatcaattattcaaaaagaaagtttagAATGTAAGATATATTAGATGTAActgataataattaaacccCAATCTTGTGAAATTGAGGCGTAATCATAGTTATGATGTCAAACTTTACCAAGTTCATAGTTTTcagataaaataatataaaaatatgtgaaaaatttcagtcatttttttttgtatcaatgTTAGGAAAAATGTAGACATGCATGGCAGTATTATAAGGTTAATCCATATTAATTTCGGTTTTATACTCACTAagcaaaattgtttttttagaaaattcataTAGTGTTTGCCCATTTCCTTTAAAATAGGGGTATAACGTCTATTTCATATCATAATTCCTCCATAAATTGTTGAAACAAAGTTTTCTAGaaaaatctatatttctctGACGATAAAACAAGTACATATTTATCTAAAAGAGTAGTGTTTTCTTGGAGGACGGTTCCACGAACGACGAAAAGGTTTATATGGACCATGGACATTCCGTTTCGTCTGCAGGTCACGGGAAACAACTTAAATCATTTGCATCAATCTTCACATGCTTTTACGCCATCTGCTGTGACTCTGtgagatcatatatattactttattttatgtcAAAATACAAGATTTTGGACAGTACCAGACATGTAATATTGGCTGTTTCTTAGTATAATTTAGTTGTTTAGGATCCtgcttattttattttagtgtttttggtATGGTTGTTTAGGAATATTGCACTAGATTTCGCATATTATTACTCAAAAGAAATCACCTTATATACGGGAACAAATTTCATAtcactatttaaaatttcgttttttattaTAGTACTATTACATGTAGAAATAATCTTACTGTCGACAGAAAGAAATGATACTTATTAGAAATGTAAACTGAATATATACCTTTTCCTAGACCTATTATGGAGGGTTCTATTATTTAAGAGGTGATAtcagaaaatattattaatcagTCATATGATattctgattgattttgttcCAAAATAAACATTCTTCCTTTCCTAggtttataatataaaatgtgtttgttttctattaaGAAGACCTAATAATTTCTTTGCTGTCAAGcaaacataaaaattgtaCCAAC
This sequence is a window from Arabidopsis thaliana chromosome 1 sequence. Protein-coding genes within it:
- a CDS encoding 50S ribosomal protein L34 yields the protein MSLSLISGSIHICAELRLRQSPSCLTISSSRPKFLSSRSKQFSLDHFPQISRPIKVIARSAMETTAETITGGVPNNTMKLLFVEMGVGYDQHGQDVTSAAMKACKNAISSNSIPAFRRGSIPGVSFGEMKLQIKLGVPHSLHQQLDLDKIVNVEVVDGGLICSSGVLVEEMGDTNEDCYIVNVAVYVGY
- a CDS encoding 50S ribosomal protein L34 (unknown protein; LOCATED IN: chloroplast, vacuole; EXPRESSED IN: 22 plant structures; EXPRESSED DURING: 13 growth stages; CONTAINS InterPro DOMAIN/s: Conserved hypothetical protein CHP02058 (InterPro:IPR011719); Has 190 Blast hits to 190 proteins in 92 species: Archae - 2; Bacteria - 141; Metazoa - 0; Fungi - 0; Plants - 32; Viruses - 0; Other Eukaryotes - 15 (source: NCBI BLink).), whose protein sequence is MSLSLISGSIHICAELRLRQSPSCLTISSSRPKFLSSRSKQFSLDHFPQISRPIKVIARSAMETTAETITGGVPNNTMKLLFVEMGVGYDQHGQDVTSAAMKACSIPGVSFGEMKLQIKLGVPHSLHQQLDLDKVKSIFPYGKIVNVEVVDGGLICSSGVLVEEMGDTNEDCYIVNVAVYVGY
- a CDS encoding Apoptosis inhibitory protein 5 (API5) (Apoptosis inhibitory protein 5 (API5); FUNCTIONS IN: binding; INVOLVED IN: biological_process unknown; LOCATED IN: cellular_component unknown; CONTAINS InterPro DOMAIN/s: Apoptosis inhibitory 5 (InterPro:IPR008383), Armadillo-type fold (InterPro:IPR016024); BEST Arabidopsis thaliana protein match is: Apoptosis inhibitory protein 5 (API5) (TAIR:AT2G34040.1); Has 834 Blast hits to 647 proteins in 164 species: Archae - 2; Bacteria - 50; Metazoa - 244; Fungi - 88; Plants - 132; Viruses - 7; Other Eukaryotes - 311 (source: NCBI BLink).), translated to MSEQYSEDAKHIEKLYEFDERLSESTDKSQNVQDYEGIIELSKTNIKTKQLGAQLIPRYFKFFTSLATEAFDAYLDIFDEVEVGVRVQAIRGLPLFCKDTPDFISKIIDVLVQCLNTEEFVERDAVHKALMSLFRQDTKASLTALFKHTEATLSTDEQIREKVLHFIRDKVFPLKGELLKPQQEMERHITDLIKKSLGDVTGEEFNMFMDFLKSLSIFGGKAPQERMQELVEIIEGQADLDSEFNVSDTDHIDRFISCLQTALPFFARGAPGSKFLNYLNKNIMPAFDQLPEERKLNLLRALAEMSPYTTAQVARQILPSIVQLLKKYMPARKTGEEMNFTYVECLLYVLHHLAHKAPNATNSLCGYKIVTGQPSDRLGEDFSEFNKEFTERLTSVEDLTKATMKKLTQGMSEHSKAMSTAKTDEEKSIVKTKKQSTTTGLRTCNNILAMTKGLHAKAPSFIGNTSVTLSWKEPTKVTKPLASTTTGGKRPANGAGNNVGAKKARVQNQQQVVNKRSEGISHGGGRGSHRGRGRGQGQGRHSGGGGGRGRGRRGFW
- a CDS encoding Apoptosis inhibitory protein 5 (API5), whose protein sequence is MSEQYSEDAKHIEKLYEFDERLSESTDKSQNVQDYEGIIELSKTNIKTKQLGAQLIPRYFKFFTSLATEAFDAYLDIFDEVEVGVRVQAIRGLPLFCKDTPDFISKIIDVLVQCLNTEEFVERDAVHKALMSLFRQDTKASLTALFKHTEATLSTDEQIREKVLHFIRDKVFPLKGELLKPQQEMERHITDLIKKSLGDVTGEEFNMFMDFLKSLSIFGGKAPQERMQELVEIIEGQADLDSEFNRGAPGSKFLNYLNKNIMPAFDQLPEERKLNLLRALAEMSPYTTAQVARQILPSIVQLLKKYMPARKTGEEMNFTYVECLLYVLHHLAHKAPNATNSLCGYKIVTGQPSDRLGEDFSEFNKEFTERLTSVEDLTKATMKKLTQGMSEHSKAMSTAKTDEEKSIVKTKKQSTTTGLRTCNNILAMTKGLHAKAPSFIGNTSVTLSWKEPTKVTKPLASTTTGGKRPANGAGNNVGAKKARVQNQQQVVNKRSEGISHGGGRGSHRGRGRGQGQGRHSGGGGGRGRGRRGFW
- a CDS encoding 50S ribosomal protein L34 (unknown protein; LOCATED IN: chloroplast, vacuole; EXPRESSED IN: 22 plant structures; EXPRESSED DURING: 13 growth stages; CONTAINS InterPro DOMAIN/s: Conserved hypothetical protein CHP02058 (InterPro:IPR011719); Has 35333 Blast hits to 34131 proteins in 2444 species: Archae - 798; Bacteria - 22429; Metazoa - 974; Fungi - 991; Plants - 531; Viruses - 0; Other Eukaryotes - 9610 (source: NCBI BLink).) encodes the protein MSLSLISGSIHICAELRLRQSPSCLTISSSRPKFLSSRSKQFSLDHFPQISRPIKVIARSAMETTAETITGGVPNNTMKLLFVEMGVGYDQHGQDVTSAAMKACKNAISSNSIPAFRRGTKLNIIILAQQCKLSLECLILFTSSWIWTRLSLSSHMGRL
- a CDS encoding 50S ribosomal protein L34 (unknown protein; CONTAINS InterPro DOMAIN/s: Conserved hypothetical protein CHP02058 (InterPro:IPR011719); Has 344 Blast hits to 344 proteins in 122 species: Archae - 2; Bacteria - 227; Metazoa - 0; Fungi - 0; Plants - 32; Viruses - 0; Other Eukaryotes - 83 (source: NCBI BLink).), translated to MSLSLISGSIHICAELRLRQSPSCLTISSSRPKFLSSRSKQFSLDHFPQISRPIKVIARSAMETTAETITGGVPNNTMKLLFVEMGVGYDQHGQDVTSAAMKACKNAISSNSIPAFRRGSIPGVSFGEMKLQIKLGVPHSLHQQLDLDKWEDCECRGGGWRTDLLKRCSSRRNG